A segment of the Vagococcus hydrophili genome:
AAATTCTTTTTTTGTTTACTCTTCTTTAAAAAAAATGTTAGACTCTATTTTAGCTTCTACTCTTAAGGAGGATACATCTTTGATTCAGATTGATAAAAAGAAAAAAATCAGCTTACTTATTTTACTATTTATTAGTTCTATACTTATTTATCAAAGTTTTCAGTTTGACAATTATCAACAACCCATTGGAAAAATTGTCTCTATAAAAAATATATCAACTGTCGAAAATCTGGATGAACATGGAAATCACGATGTAATCAGTGAAGATCAGTTAAACATCCACATTTTAAATTCAGCCTATAAAAATAAAGAAATAAGTTTAATCAATACTTACTCTTCTTCTAAAGCAAAAAATCAGTCCTACCATAAAAATGAGTATGTTTTTTTACATCTCACTAAAGAATCAGAAAATTTAACAGGAAATATTATTGATCTAAAAAGAGATCATTACCTAATTTTACTAATAACACTCTTTTTAGCCTTACTCATTATATTTAATGGTGGTTACGGCTTAAGGGTTTTAAGTAGTTTTATTCTTAATGGTTCCTTTTTCATTCTTCTATTCAGTCTCTATAAACAAATGGATAGCCATTCCTTACTCTTACTATTTGTCCTATTCATTCCTTTATTAGTCTCATGTAGTTTTCTATTAACCAATGGTTGGAACACAAAATCGAAAGTCGCCATACTTTCAACCTTAATCGGCAGTCTGATTACCTTTCTCTTAGGGTTCATTGTGATTGAACTACTCAATCATCAAGGTCTTCATTACGAAGAGATGGAGCTGATCACAAGACCTCCTCACATCTTGTTTTTGAGTAGTTTACTCATTGGGTGTGTGGGAGCTGTGATGGATGTCTCTATGACAATCATTTCAGCGTTGTTCGAACTTAAAGAGACTCAAAAAAATATTTCTTTAAAAGAGCTGGCGCGTTCTGGAAACAATATTGGTCACGATATTATGGGACCT
Coding sequences within it:
- a CDS encoding YibE/F family protein; translated protein: MIQIDKKKKISLLILLFISSILIYQSFQFDNYQQPIGKIVSIKNISTVENLDEHGNHDVISEDQLNIHILNSAYKNKEISLINTYSSSKAKNQSYHKNEYVFLHLTKESENLTGNIIDLKRDHYLILLITLFLALLIIFNGGYGLRVLSSFILNGSFFILLFSLYKQMDSHSLLLLFVLFIPLLVSCSFLLTNGWNTKSKVAILSTLIGSLITFLLGFIVIELLNHQGLHYEEMELITRPPHILFLSSLLIGCVGAVMDVSMTIISALFELKETQKNISLKELARSGNNIGHDIMGPMINIMFFSYLSGSIPLILIFLRNEMAFNYTFSIVLSLEMARALVGSIGILLAIPISIKVTSFFLRKELNDEC